Genomic window (Spirosoma sp. KCTC 42546):
GCCCGCTTCGAAATTACCGACGAGCAACTGGCAACCATTCGTACAGAGGTAGCTGCTAATGGTCAGACGGAGCATGTCTTTACAATTCAGTGGCTCGATAAGCAATCCGTTGTACACGCGGAACTCGAAAGGCTATGCTACATCGCCGATAAGCAGCATTATGAGCAACGCAAAAACGACAGGCAACAATCACGATTTCAGCGGTAATTATGACTACAGAGCAAACCGAAACGCAACGGATACGGACCTATTCGTGGGAAGATCAGACAATTGGGGCAAAAGTGGGTGCCACCCTGTCGGGAATGGACTACTTACAGGGCATGATGGCCGGTCTGTATCCTGCACCCGCCATTGCCAATACCCTCGATATGGGGATTGAATCGGTAGAAGAAGGCAAAGTCGTTTTCTCGATTGTGCCACAGGAATTTCATTACAATCCGATTGGTGCTGTTCATGGCGGTGTTTTCTGCACCCTGCTCGACTCCGCGTTGGCCTGTGCGATCCACTCGACGCTACCCATCGGAACAGGATACACTACGCTCGAACTGAAGGTTAACTTCATCCGTCCACTGACGCTTAAAACAGGCAAAGTCCTGGCCATTGGAACACTTGTACACGCCGGACGATCCGTAGCAACCGCCGAAGGAAAAATCGTAGATGAACAGGGAAAACTCTACGCCCACGCCACCACGACCTGCATGCTATTTCCATGGCGATAACCTCCTCCAACTTATGACAGAACACCACTTGCTTGTTCAGCGCACGGCCCGCTATTACACCATAGGACAGCTAACTGATCAGACAAAACACATCTGGTTCTGTCTGCATGGTTTTGGTCAGCTAGCTCAGTATTTCAGCCGTAAATTTACAGATCTGGACGACGGTCAAACCCTGGTTGTTGTGCCCGAAGGCTTATCCCGCTCCTATACCGACGGTAATTATCAGCGCATTGGCGCTTCCTGGATGACCCGCGAAGACCGTGATCATGAAATCAGCGATTACGTCCTTTACCTGAATTCACTTTACAACCTCATGCTGGATGGGCGCAAACCAGGTGAAGCTGACTTACAGGTCACCGTATTAGGATTTTCGCAAGGTGCAGCGACGGCCTGTCGGTGGCTCAATGCCAACCATGTCCATGTCGACCGGCTCATTTTATGGGCAGGTTACCTACCTCACGGTCTCGCCGATCTTATTAACCCGACTACGCTTAGTACGACTGAAACTCATTACGTGTATGGTCGGCAGGACGAATACCTGCTGGAGCTAAAGGATATAAACGGCTACTTGAATCGATTGCAAACCGATATACCCACGCTGAAGATTACTGCTTTTGACGGTGGGCACAAAGTGGAGCCTAGTG
Coding sequences:
- a CDS encoding PaaI family thioesterase, with the translated sequence MTTEQTETQRIRTYSWEDQTIGAKVGATLSGMDYLQGMMAGLYPAPAIANTLDMGIESVEEGKVVFSIVPQEFHYNPIGAVHGGVFCTLLDSALACAIHSTLPIGTGYTTLELKVNFIRPLTLKTGKVLAIGTLVHAGRSVATAEGKIVDEQGKLYAHATTTCMLFPWR
- a CDS encoding alpha/beta hydrolase, coding for MTEHHLLVQRTARYYTIGQLTDQTKHIWFCLHGFGQLAQYFSRKFTDLDDGQTLVVVPEGLSRSYTDGNYQRIGASWMTREDRDHEISDYVLYLNSLYNLMLDGRKPGEADLQVTVLGFSQGAATACRWLNANHVHVDRLILWAGYLPHGLADLINPTTLSTTETHYVYGRQDEYLLELKDINGYLNRLQTDIPTLKITAFDGGHKVEPSVLKQLVASPETIL